The Bacillus vallismortis genome window below encodes:
- a CDS encoding DUF554 domain-containing protein, giving the protein MFGTIFNTVMIIAGSVIGGIFKKGIKGEYQDILMQAMGFAAVGLGINALTQHLPDSKYPILFIVSLALGGLLGQIINLELRFNKLVNRFSKSNLAEGLSTAILLFCIGSLSILGPVEAALNENYTYLLTNGMLDGITSIVLASTFGFGIAAAAIVLFAWQGSIYLFAKVMESAINTDLINEITIVGGILILSSGLSILGIKKFKTLNLLPSLLIPPVVIFVIHVFGLRF; this is encoded by the coding sequence ATGTTTGGAACCATTTTTAACACAGTTATGATCATTGCAGGAAGCGTCATCGGAGGGATATTTAAAAAAGGCATTAAAGGCGAATACCAGGATATCCTGATGCAGGCAATGGGGTTCGCTGCTGTCGGGCTGGGGATCAATGCCCTTACACAGCATTTGCCTGATAGTAAATACCCCATTCTTTTTATCGTAAGTTTAGCCCTTGGAGGTTTGCTTGGCCAAATCATCAACCTGGAATTACGGTTCAACAAGCTGGTGAACAGATTCTCTAAAAGCAATTTAGCGGAAGGTTTATCAACTGCGATCTTATTATTTTGTATAGGTTCGCTGTCAATATTGGGCCCTGTTGAAGCCGCGCTGAATGAAAATTATACGTACCTCCTGACAAACGGTATGTTAGATGGGATTACCTCCATTGTGCTCGCTTCGACTTTTGGATTTGGAATAGCAGCTGCTGCCATTGTGTTATTTGCCTGGCAGGGCTCCATCTATTTATTTGCTAAAGTAATGGAGAGCGCAATCAATACAGACCTTATAAACGAAATCACAATTGTGGGAGGTATACTCATCCTCAGCTCAGGGTTAAGCATTCTGGGAATCAAGAAATTTAAAACGCTGAATCTGCTGCCCTCCCTATTGATCCCGCCTGTTGTCATTTTCGTGATTCATGTATTTGGATTGCGGTTTTAA
- a CDS encoding MerR family transcriptional regulator, with protein MKKFFSIGEVSKLFNVKISALRYYDEIGLLKPEYKDEQTNYRYYSTQQFERLDTIKYLRALGLPINKLLHFYNSQNTNTLIHILKSQQTEIDRKKRELERIEKKISRRIIQIEDAVHTPLDHISKIKLPALRVAYLEHEYILGHDIEHSLAELRTRLNVNEDIFIGKIGLSISAAHVKANQFDKYSSIFMILEDESENTLSETIFPSREYLQMRFKGSHPEAEPYYKKLLAYMKEHHYEVAADSIEITLIDYGITNNLDNYVTEILLPIKSIS; from the coding sequence ATGAAGAAATTTTTTTCGATTGGAGAAGTTTCAAAGTTATTCAATGTGAAAATCTCTGCTCTTAGGTATTATGATGAAATCGGTCTTTTGAAACCGGAATATAAAGACGAGCAAACAAACTATAGATACTATTCCACCCAACAGTTTGAGCGGCTGGATACCATCAAGTATTTGAGGGCTTTAGGCCTGCCAATCAATAAACTTCTTCACTTTTATAATTCTCAAAATACAAACACTCTGATTCATATACTGAAAAGCCAGCAGACTGAAATTGATCGCAAAAAGAGAGAATTGGAACGCATTGAGAAAAAGATCTCCCGCCGCATCATCCAAATAGAAGATGCCGTTCACACGCCGTTAGATCACATTTCAAAAATCAAACTTCCCGCCTTACGTGTGGCTTATTTAGAGCATGAGTATATTCTCGGCCATGATATCGAACATTCATTAGCAGAATTGAGAACCCGCCTGAATGTAAACGAGGATATCTTTATAGGCAAGATCGGTTTATCCATTTCAGCAGCACATGTAAAAGCAAATCAGTTTGACAAATATTCCAGTATATTCATGATTCTTGAAGATGAAAGTGAAAACACTTTATCAGAAACCATTTTCCCTTCAAGAGAATATCTGCAAATGAGGTTTAAAGGATCACATCCAGAAGCCGAACCCTATTACAAAAAGTTGCTGGCATACATGAAAGAACATCATTATGAGGTAGCAGCCGACTCAATTGAAATTACACTCATTGATTATGGAATTACGAATAATCTAGACAACTATGTGACTGAAATCCTCTTGCCAATCAAATCAATCTCATGA